The sequence GCTTTCATTATAATCTTCCAAAGGTGCATGACTGTGATGACTACTACAATGAGTAGGAACATCTCCATTTGTACAAACTCCATGGCTGCAAGGGGCTGTTCTTTGTTGATGCACAGAACAGTACCCCATCGAAACTTCATGCCCACTCCAATCTCCATGGATACAACATCCACCTCCACAATTTCGAAACATCTCCCTGTCAACCCACTCGAAAAAATCGCACCCACCATTCCTCTGAAAAACCAAACAATCAACACCCAAAATAAGAGGGGGAAAGTTTcagaaaattgcaaaaattcaAGCTTCACACACTAACAATGGTCAACCACTTGAAAAAACCCCTCGGGCTGCCAGAATTtttaggcaaaaaaaaaaaaaacctacctTATGGATTGGGCAGCACTTGAACCTTCTCCCAGGATTCTTCATCGTCTTAGAGGTGCGAATCACAACTTCCAATGGTGGTTTACAATCGCAAAACCACCGTCCCATTGCCTCACTGTCACCTTCGAGCttacaacaatggtggaaaAGTGGAAAAGTTTAGCCTCAGATTATTTAGGTTTGAGTTAtataaactatttatttattttttatttttctggtttttttctaagtatttttattttgattttaagaGGGTTTAATTAATCTTAGGGTTTTATTTTAAGAgggtatttttattttgatgtggCATAAATTTTAATGACATGGCACGACACCTGGCACATTACAATGCAAAAAACGgagaggtacctacggaagttccagaGTAGTGACGGAAGGTATTTATACCGCCAAAAATAGGACTTAGGTATTAATCTGCTACTCGgcataaaacttaggtatttttgccgcaaattactcttaaatggttgaatttgaaaattggcatttttgagaaaatcagatgcagaaaagataaaactgcaaaattgccaaaagtgaggcccaaatccactatgcatggccggccatttttgtagggaatttaaactgatcttttcattattttaatgccaaataattcaaacctaaccctagtggaatgctataaatagatagtgaaggcttcaggaaaattacacttaaattttctatttttccttcagagaaaaaaaactgagcctctctctctccctatctggccgaccactccctctctctttcttccctcttgaatttcaaaatccttagtgtgagagtagtgcccacacacagcaagtgatacctcaatcatagtgaggaagatcgtgaagaaagactttcagcaagaaggagtttcagcactaaagaatcagagaaagagatccaggttcagatattgataatgctctgctacagaaaggaatcaagcgctagatatttgaacggaaggagtcatattattccgctgcacccaatgtaaggtttactaaactttatatgtgtttatttcatcgttttagaaagttcatatttagggtgttaatcaacatacttgtgagtagatctaagatcctggtaaaataatttccaacactttgaTTGTCACAGAAAACAGTGATATCCTCAGATTTTATCTCCATTTCATTTGACATTCCCTTGAGCCAAATAGCTTCTTTAGTAGCTTTTGTAGCAGCCATATATTCAACTTCAGTGGATGACAGAGCAACCAATATCTGCAAGTTTGATTTCCAGGTAACACAACTTCCATAGACAGTAAAAACATAACTAGTTAGAGACCTTCTGATGTCAATATTTCCTGCATAATCTGAATCAACATAGCCAGTTACATCTCCATGTAACTAGTTTCTGCAATCAAATACCAGACTAGAGTTTAATGTTCCTTTAATGTATCTCATTGTCCACTTGAGTGCAGACCAGTGTTTCTCTCCAGGGTTGGCTAAATATCTTCTTGTAACACTCATGGCATGAGCAATATCTAGTCTTGTGCACACCATTGAGTACATTAAACTTCCCACACAGCTTGCATAGAATATTTGACTCATGTGCTTCCTTTCAGCATCTGTTGTTGGAGCTTGAGAAATGGACAGTTTGAAATGTTGTGCTAATGGTGTCAATAAAGCTTTAGAGTTGATCATTCAAAACTTGTCAAGCACTTTTTTGAGATAGTTTCTTTGAGACAAAATGATCTTGTGAGGCCTTTCTCTTCTGATGTCAATGCCTAGTATTCTTTTTATTGTCTCTAGGTCCTTCATTTTGAATTCCTTGCACAAAAGCTGCTTGAGCTTGTCAATCTCAGATCTTTCCTTTCCAACAACCtgtatgtcatcaacatacagtAGCAGGTAGATCTTGTTGTAAAATACACAAAGGGGTCATATTTGCTCTTAATGTAGCCAATCTCGTTCATGTATTCATCAAACTTCAAGTTCCATTATCTTGGAGCTTGTTTAAGACCATATAGGGATTTCTTCAAGAGACAAACTTTATCTTTGTCTTGGCTTTCAAAACCTTCAGGTAATTGCATGTAGATCTCTTCTTCTAGATTACCATGTAGGAAGGTTGTtcttacatccatttgatccaCCTCAAGATCAAATTTGGCAGCCTTAGACAAAATCACTTATTGAGGCTTGTTTAACTAATGGTGAGAAAATTTCATTGAAATCCACACCCTTTTGCTGAGTGAAACCCTTAGCTTCCAATCTTGCCTTAACCTCTTTGTACCATCCTTGGAATCACCTTCCTTTTCTCTGAAAATCCATTTACAGCCAATAACCTTTTTTCTAGCAGGCTTCTTAACCACAATCCAAGTTCTGTTCTTCTTGAGTGAACTCATTTCTTCCTGAATTGCTTGTAAACAAGCTTTACTATTCTTACCATTGATAGCTTCAAAATAACTTGAAGGGACTGAGCTGTCAATCTCAACTGCAACAGTGAGTGCAAAGGCTATAAACTTAGCATATCCTAGTCTATTAAGTGGCCTTATTTCTCTTCTATCTCTATCTCTTGCTAGCTGATAGTTGCTGAGATCATCTTGATCATCATCAGATCTGTCTTGACTTTCTTCATTATGCTTTTCTTGTGTTTGATCTGAGTCATTACTTGGCTCCACCTCAAGTTGTAAACTGCTTGAATTAGTGTCTTTTGCAGGGACAGTTTTAGTTTGATTTGTTGTCACTTTCATCGCCATCTCATCTTCCCTGAACACAACATCCCTACTTATGATACATTTCTAAAAACTAGGTTCGAGACACCACAACTTATACCCATTGATCCCATCAGGGTAACCTAGGAATAGACACTTAATGGCTCTAGGTTAGAGCTGTCTTGTCTTATGTGAGCATAGGTTATGCATCCAAATACCTTGAGATGTTCATGCTTAGGAATTTGACTAGTCTACATTTCTTGAagggtttataagtttaaagtCGTTGAGGGACATCTGTTAATTAGATAAAAAGCTATTTTTAGTGCTTCTCCCCAAAACAATCTCTCCAAACTAGCATTATTTAGTATGCATCTTACTCTTTCAAGAAGAGTTCTATTCATTCTTTCAGCCaaaccattttgttgtggattcTTGATAACTGTGTTGTGTCTTCTAATTCCCTCTCTTATGCAATAGCTCTTGAACTCATATGAACAAAATTCAAGGCCATTATCTGTCCTCAAAACTTTGATGCAGCATCCTGTTTGTTTTTCTATCATGATTCTCCAATTGACAAATGTTTGAAAGGCTAGATTCTTACTTTTCAACAAGAATACCCAGACTTTtcttgagtaatcatctatgataCTTAAGAAATAGTTTGCAACCCCTAGTGTTTGAATTTTGGAGGGACCCTAGAGATCAGAATGAATGCAGCTCAGTTTCTCTGTAGTTGTATGCATACCTTTTGGAAATTTCACTTTGCAACGCTTTCCCAATACACAGGTCACAGAATTCAAGTCAATAGTACCCAAGGGTATCTTACAAGTAAAACAAAATGTACAAGATCAATCAACGACCAAGTACCGTCTTAAGTACACTTACTAAGACATATAGTAAGTCCTAAGTTGTATAATTGAAAATAACAGGCTCACTACCTAGCCTTATACAGAGATTTCAAACCACGCATAAGGCCACAGTTGTATATGCCTCCAAGGCCACCACAAGACCCTAGCCGAGGTCAAAAGAGGGAGGAAAACTGGCTTCCCACTTGGAGCCTTGGCCTTGACCGGCTAGGGTTCTAGGCCTGAGTGGCCGGCCAGACCCTAAGACCAAGTCTAGTGGCCGGCCAGGAACCCTAATTCCAGGCATAGGCCGACCAGCCCAGGGATACAGTCCCTATGGCCGACCAGACCCCATGAAAGAAACTTATGGTcagccaggcctcaaacaagGCCTACTTGGTCGGCCAGGATCTGCATGGATCAGAACACGTGTcttttcaagaactcaaacatgTTCTTCGTGTTCTTCGTGACTCAAAGAGCCAAAAATCACAATAAAGGTAAGATTTAGATCTTTTTCGTCTAGAAAAGTAGAAATCATACATTATGCAAGGCTATCGTGCGGATCAAAACATCAAAAGGAAAACAATCTAATGTAAGAATCAAAGCATGTTCAAAGCGAAGAATAGCGTTCATGCATCTATGGCAAAATCAATCAAATCAAGTAAAATAGCGGGAATAAAAAGCTTACCCACTACAAGATTTTGTTGAAGAAGAAGGCAGGAAGCTTGGATCATCAAAACGGCACAAAAATCTCGAGAAGAATGATGCTTCTGGGTTCAGCCACTTAGAGAAAAGGAAGAGTTTTTTCTAAAACAAATTTCTAGTGACATAAAGTGAAAAGTAAAAAGTGAGAAGTGAAAAAAGGTTTTCCCCCAAAAGTCACTTATGTAATACATGTAGGCCCCTTTTCTTCACTTACCTCACCTACACATCATAAAGGCAACTAAGTAGTTATTTCTCAATTGTAATGAGATCAGACAGTCAAGACAAAGTGCATCAACTTTTATTCAGCAAAGGCTACAATAGTCCCGACCACATCAATATTAGTTGGTAAAGTCCCTATTCGTACAGACGTCCGCACAGGGGCTtagggggcaaatgttatcacAATTTTTGTTCTCCTGACATGGCATGCTTACATGGACAAAATCAATGCGGCGTGACAATACAACTAACCAATAGGAAGGCCAAGTCAGCACCTGAGCAAACAGAGACCCCATCACTCAAACGAGCATCAAGTGACAGACCAGCTCCTCAGCCTTGGGACTATACCTGGCCGGCCAGTTGGTTGTGCACTTCTACACGTGGACAGCAACTCATGGGCTGCAAATTGGGCCCTAAAAGCCCAACAAAATGGCCAAATAATATCTAGATTCAatggcattttagtcttttgtaaTTATCTAACAAACTATGCAAATATCTAGGGATTTAAACTGTAATCTAAGATTTACCTTGTATTTATTCCTAAGGGTGTTATAGCAGATCCCACCTATAGTGATCCGTATAGTATTAACCCtcgaaattaatataattaaaaaggaAATAAGTCATTATCCGCTATCACAAAGAAGTCGAACTTCTATAACCAATCTGTGCatctattgttttttatttttattttgcaaaCACGTAGCAAGCATTAAATCTATCTATACGACTACGCTATCGATTGATCATTTTGGAAAGAAGTGGATTTAAATCGTACACTCAACTAAGGAACATTTCTCTTaaggatttgaaatttgaaaataactCCAATTTTGTAGAATTAGTCGAACTTCCAAACCATTTTCATATAAAGAAAGTTTTAGTTCAAATCATATTACAATAGAATACACAAAACTAAACTGTTTTAACTAACATCAAAATAGAAGACACTAATGCATCATTTGCCAAGCCAGATATCAAAACATCTAATGGGGCATTCACACTAATTTCATGACAAATCAGAAAAAATCCACCATCGATGTAGTTGACATGTAATCTAGATAATGGAAGCAGAAATCCAACGGTGGACCGATAAGGAAAAATGACTACTCTAATAGGTTAAAATTCTCCATATCTTTCCACCATCTACCAAACTGTTCAAACCAATATTTTGGATTAAAGCAGTTTTGATAGCTCTTAAGGTACATACATGACCTGAATGGACTGCAACATGTCCGAAACAGCAATTACAAGATCACCAGATTTGATCAAATTCCGGGCCTTGAGCAAAGAGAAGGTCTTGTTCAGATTACTTTCCATGTCGTCGGAGAAGCTCAGGCGAAAGGGTATGAGACCCCATTGCAAATTCAGACGCCTGCGTAAAGATGTTGTGGAAGTGAAAGCAAATATTGGGCAATCAGGACGGCAACGTGACAGGAGTGATGCCATGTGCCCTGTCTTTGTGTAGACGAAAAGGGCATCCACCCCTAAATTATTAGCTGCCAAATCATACAAATCATACAATTCAAATCAATATAAGATCAACCATAGAACAAAGAACATTCACAACCCAATAATAGcataataactttgtgaatacgCAATAAGCTTGGGAATTTACACTTAAAATAAGCATCTCCACACTGTATACAGTTCCAAGTAAAGAGATTCAAAATGACAAGTAGACAACTTACACAACCAGAAAATAAACATTTAGTGGACTGGAAAGTGATGATTTTTCTATTAGTAACATTAAAACATTCAAATAGGTGTATTCTATAAATTccattttagattaattttaataaatttcacATGAAAATTGTCCGAGGGTTAATTTCATGCAAGCCTTGCCCTGTTTTCAAGAAATACAAGAAATATATCCAAGCATAGAGCATAATAATAAGCAAATAATAGATGGCCACTGAACTAGAATTAGCGATAAGAAGATATGACTAACAAGTACTTACCCATCTTAGCAGCAGAACTGCAAATCTCCTCTGAGATGTTGTCCGAATGTGAAGAACCAATGTCTGGGAGTTCCATAGGATCGTACTGTTTCTCATCCCTCCACCACTTCTCAATTCTCACGCTAACACTTCTGAGAACAGCCAATGCCTTCATTGGGTACTGGCCCATGGCTGACTCACCGGAGAGCATCAGAGCATCTGCTCGCTGTCTAACTGCTTCAGAAACATCAGCGACTTCAGCCCTAGTGGGTGTAGGGTATTCAATCATAGATTCAAGTAACTGAGAGGCCACAATGACAGGCTTATTTAGCTGCCTGCAAAGTTGCACAATATTTTGCTGGACTGAGGGAACCTGTTCCAATGGTATCTGAGCACCAAGATCTCCCCTTGCTACCATAGCTCCATCCGATGCTAGAATAATTTCTTCCAAGTTCTTCAATGAGTCGATACTCTCTATTTTTGCAATGACACCAATATCACTGCATCAAAAAAGCACAAGTCCATTACTTTCAAAGTTTGTATCATGATGGAAACAATGAAGGAACATAGAGAAGAACTGCACATATACGTGTAGAAAGAAGCATATGAGAAGTTGTCAACTAAAGAAACTTGGATACAAGAGACATATAGGCGTCGTTTGGTAGAAGCGattaaatatttcataataatGAGAAAGTTGAGGAGGCAAATATGATAGTTTGGAAACTAGTATTAACTGTGTTTAGCGAAAGTTTTGTTGTCCATTGGAATCTTATATCTGATTCCTAAGAATGTCACTTTATGTTTTTAGTTACGAATAGCATGAGTATGAATttgataatttttaatattttcataaaattaatataaattataacaatatattTTATGGATATAGTATACTGAAAGACACAAAGAGCAAATGTGATTTTAAAAgattacaaatatttttttttttcagatttttattcATAAATGAACTTACTCATGAAACGAATACTcagcaaaataaaataaaaaatacaattattaaatactaaaagcaaatttaagttttaaaaaagagagttatcttttattttatttttaatattattacatTTCTCATTtcaaactaaaatatttttttttgaacaaatttCAAACTAAAATATTGGTACAAAAGGCTTTACAAATCTTTCTTAAATAAAAAACTTTATTTGTcatattttagattattttaaaattcaaatttggtAAGAACATGAGAAAGTTCCTACATTCTCATTCCCACCTCAAAACTCCCATACTTCAAAACAGCCTCATAGTGAAATTTGCCAAACAGGAATAAGAAGGGGGAAAGGGGAGGGATGGATGGATGTTCCATTTCCATTTCCATTCTTTTTGGCTGATAGAGAAAATTACCTATCACGAGACCTTGCGGCAAGGTAGCTCTTAAGATGAGTGATCACATCAGCGGACTTGACAAATGATATGGCAATAAACTCAACACCTTCTGCAATCCCAAAATCAATGTCCAACCAATCCTAAATACATGAATAACTGAGAgttagtatatatacatatatataaacatatatgaaCCCATATGCACTGGTCCACAAAAAGGTAAATCACAGAGAACCCCTTATCATTTAAAGGGTGAAAGAAATCTGCACTGCTTATGCAACATTCATGTATTGAGGTCTAAATGTACAAATATGCAGCGGTTACTCGAGTAGTAAATGGATGCAACTCATGACAGGGGATGAAGACCAATCTATTGTGAGTTAAGCTCAGAACCTATCAAGTATAAATTTATGGACTATAGCTATTCCATTACCACAATTCTAAATAAATGAACAATTGAGTGttagtatatataaaaacatacatatgtatatatatatatatatcaacccAAATGCACCGGTCCACAAAAAGGAAAATCAAAGAGAACTCCTTACCATTAAAAGGGTGAAAGAAATCTGCACTGCTTATGCAACATTCATGTATTGAGGTCTAGGTGTAGAAAAATGCAGTGGTTACTCGAGTAGTAAAATGATGCAACTCATGAAAGAGGATGAAGACCAATCTATTGTGAGTTAAGCTGAGAATCTATCAAGTACAGATTTATGGACTATAACTATGCCATTACCAaaataaaatcatgaaattcaCAACAAATGCTTTTAAGAAATGCATTCTAATAATATTTCATGATATACATCTTCAAAAAATGCTTTTAAAATTCAACTTGTAAGATAGCCACCGGCCAATGCCTATTGGTGCTCAATACTTATCATGTTCCCACgagcaataagatagataattgaCATTCAAAAAGGAAAATGCATTAGTAGCAATCATAAATGGCATAATTCATACAAAGCATACCAAGGCTAAACTTTGCATTGTTCTAGGTGtcgaaataatatattttaagtttGTTGAAAAGATGAAATTTATAGAGGAAGCAAGAAAAAATTAACTGACCTTCGAAGAAATTGTGGGGAGCATTGCATTGCGTTCCCGTACCACACTCCCATCTCTCCAGAAAGTCAAATTAGCCCGAGGCAGCAATAGTCCGGGATCAGTACATTTGCACTTAACATCTGGACCAATCTTCTCAATCACTTCAAACCTTACCATACCACCATCCACAACAAGTTCATCGCCAACTTTCACATCTGCAGCATTGCAAATGACATAACAGGACAAGACACTTGACATTAGTTCTTTCTACGTGAAAACTAACCTTCCACAACTTTCAACTTTCAAAAAGTATAAGAGAATTTAGACATAATAACCTTCCGCAAAACCATCATAGTTGACATTGATGGTGTGTTCTGGTTGACCAGATTCGTAAGTTCTAACACTAAAGGTCCAGATTTCACCATCCTACATACAAAGAGTAAATGATTACAACTATGGCCACTAGAAAACACTTTCACCTGAAGAGGTTAATACAAGAAATGTTACTCTACATCCAATTCTAATCTCTCAACCAGAATCActacaaatttcaaaaattgttacaagttatttttttGTAGTCTAAACAAAGACAAAATGAGAAGTTTTACAGTCctacataaaataattatcaattgGAAAGGTTTTGTGAGGCATGTTAATAAAGattgtctttttcttttctcaatCTTATTTTTTTGTAGTCCAAACAAAGACAAAATGAGAAGTTTTACCAGTCctacataaaataattatcaattgGAAAGGTTTTGTGAGGCATGTTAATAAAGattgtctttttcttttctcaatCTCATTCCAACAAATGAAGAGCtaattatattagtatttttGATAGCTCATAAGCAAATAACAACATGAATAAGCGAAAATTCAAAGCATTTTTCTTGTCTCCTTAATCATTAAACATACATTCAACAATGCCAAAAAGCAGACAATTTTACCTCAGCTTTGGCCGAAGGAGCTCCACCAAGATCTCCCATGTGAATTTCACTCCCTTCAGTATCCATCATAATAGCGACGGCGTAACCCTTCTCCTCGTTAAGCCTCCTCACACGTTTGATCACGTTCCGGTGCCACTGGTGCGTGCCGTGGCACATATTGATCCTGGCCACATTCATGCCACCGACCGCTAAAGCCTCCAGCTCCTCGAACCCACACGTGTTGGGACCGATGGTGCATATCAACTTGGTCCGTCTCGTACTCCTGAATCCATTCTCCTTCAACTCAGCCTCCGTCACAGAATCAACCTCAATTGAACTCGAATCCGTCACGGCCGCCGCCGTAGACGTCGCAGAAGCGTACGTCGCCAGCGCCGTCGCACCAGACAAAACCCCTCCGGTGCCATTGTCATTGACCAGAACaggcgaagaagaagaagaagaagaagaagattcgagatctgaagatgaagaagaagaagaagaggcctGGATAGTTAGCTTGGGGAAAACAGTGACCGGGAAACGGCGGCTGGAGGTGGCCGGAAGAAATTGCTTAGTCTCAGAGTAAGTGGCCCGTTTGGGTAAGGTATGGTTAGGTGACCGGTTATAGGCGGTGAACAGCTGCAGAGATTGAGCCATGACGGGCCGGCGAATTTGCGTGAAATGACCGAAAAGCTCAGACTGAGCTTTTAAtaggagagagagagtgagaaagAGATTTTTGGGCGGAGATAACAAAGAGAGAGAATgagtataattatttaatttttatatatttattcgaACATTGAAGATGTCGCCGCCAGGTCAGCAAGAGGGGTCGGTGTACACAGCACAACGGCTAATTGGGTTCAGTGCTGCTTATTACGTGGCGACATTTAATTGGTGTCAGACTGTTCGGTGGGGACCGGATCTGTTTGCTATAAACGTGGATGGTCTGGATGAAGCCATTTGCATTATTTGTAGTATATATGGTGGTATGGTAACTACGATATTTCCCAAACATTATTTTATTTGGCATATATGCGTACTATGGTAATAGAATCTTTTGGTAtgatttttggggttttaaCGCTGTAAAATGTAGTTTTCTTTTTATGACTAAAAGATATATACATATCCTATCTCTAGAAAAAGCTCTTAGTTTATGACCTAAAGTTGAATGCATTGAATACTACGTTTCTtccttaccaaaaaaaaataaaaaatactttctAGTTATAGCCTGGTGCAAATCATGTGTCGCATGGCGGCAATTTAAGGTCAGCACCTAAGTTTGAGGTTCTTTAATTACGAAGTTCTATCAAATCATTTTACAAGAAAATAACTCTTTCCTGGtataaaactaaaatacagTTTACTTACTGAAAAAAATGTAGGTGATGCAAATTTGacatatacaaaatatttgatGTATAATTTACATCgtaaatttactattttttgttataaaataatatttaaaaaaataagaaaagagagaatacaaagaaaaaaaataatgagaaaaAGAATGAGATTTTTAtcaatacagtagaacctctattcatgaatactctattcaagaaaaacctctaattttttataaaaaaatgaagtCCCAATTTGAGCCcgttataaataataataacctcCATATTgcaattagttatacattttttaagtctcGTATTAATAAAAGGGATAATTttacaaatgcacaaaaacaacaaaaaaaacaacaaaaatacggtcacaaaattttaaacatttttacgatttttttgattttatttacataaaatacggtcttttcatgttgaaattttgttcatttgttgttaattttttgttatctgtatgttattttttgctgtttttttgttgttattttgatgttacttttatgttattttttgttgattttatgttgttttcgtgttattttttgaaaaaccgtaaaaatgtaaagaaatattctttgaacgtaaaaatgtaagtattttacaaaaaattgtgccttatgtaattattccttaataaaatatacctctatataataataattacattttaaaaaaatatatacatatattttataaatttacttatgtagaattaataattttatttcaaattatagtacatgtatctttatatattaaaagtgcctatctaacgacatttcttagtttaacaaaatatacttaaaaataaaagaatattctgttaaatttaacgattaagtTTGATCTctcgttaacaaataaacccaataattaaaccaaaaaattaaacaatcttttaaatattaataatctctttttaaattaaaaaaaatcatcttagccatatatctctctaacaaacctatcttaggagaatattaatatttttttttatttattttttaaaaaagaaaaatctttatatattaaagttaacctcaccttatctaatgttttctctggataagcataggaagcagaaataccatttctatctttgtgtgattacagatataccacttctgtcattgacccactttttagctttataaatggagatgttcatataatcatctactactccaataataaatttatttacaattttataattacactaatattatttttaatacattattaaataatattttaaatataaatatttaattttttcaaacaaaaaatttgtaatctttaaaaataaaatacattcaaaatcttaaaaagactaaaatcttaaataaaactagcaatacgtggctcggcacgtacattcacctagtaaatattatatgtattcgaaaataattttaatataatatagtattaagaattgtttattggtatttttgttacattgatattttttgatattttgattttttttttcaagtgtaactttatttagttataacctctcaatgagaatattattttcttggttccaagtgtattcttggatagaggttctactgtttattttaatagaatgaacctttatttatacaaaaatatgactaaaagaatagaaaactaaattaaaagaaGATACAATCAAACACTAATGGTGataattaatttgataattTAGACATCgatatataatatttcataatattCCCGTATGGATGTCTATAAAAACTGACTCATTAAAAATCTTACTCAAAaaatttaatcaaaacaaaaagaGTGCAGTATAAATTAACTctcctcatttaggcattcgtggagatcttctaatcgacaaAT is a genomic window of Cannabis sativa cultivar Pink pepper isolate KNU-18-1 chromosome 9, ASM2916894v1, whole genome shotgun sequence containing:
- the LOC133030857 gene encoding uncharacterized protein LOC133030857; this encodes MGRWFCDCKPPLEVVIRTSKTMKNPGRRFKCCPIHKRNGGCDFFEWVDREMFRNCGGGCCIHGDWSGHEVSMGYCSVHQQRTAPCSHGVCTNGDVPTHCSSHHSHAPLEDYNESTSAFERGKYNYWIWFLGCVVIVVLYVMLF
- the LOC115722084 gene encoding pyruvate kinase isozyme A, chloroplastic, which gives rise to MAQSLQLFTAYNRSPNHTLPKRATYSETKQFLPATSSRRFPVTVFPKLTIQASSSSSSSSDLESSSSSSSSSPVLVNDNGTGGVLSGATALATYASATSTAAAVTDSSSIEVDSVTEAELKENGFRSTRRTKLICTIGPNTCGFEELEALAVGGMNVARINMCHGTHQWHRNVIKRVRRLNEEKGYAVAIMMDTEGSEIHMGDLGGAPSAKAEDGEIWTFSVRTYESGQPEHTINVNYDGFAEDVKVGDELVVDGGMVRFEVIEKIGPDVKCKCTDPGLLLPRANLTFWRDGSVVRERNAMLPTISSKDWLDIDFGIAEGVEFIAISFVKSADVITHLKSYLAARSRDSDIGVIAKIESIDSLKNLEEIILASDGAMVARGDLGAQIPLEQVPSVQQNIVQLCRQLNKPVIVASQLLESMIEYPTPTRAEVADVSEAVRQRADALMLSGESAMGQYPMKALAVLRSVSVRIEKWWRDEKQYDPMELPDIGSSHSDNISEEICSSAAKMANNLGVDALFVYTKTGHMASLLSRCRPDCPIFAFTSTTSLRRRLNLQWGLIPFRLSFSDDMESNLNKTFSLLKARNLIKSGDLVIAVSDMLQSIQVMYVP